A genome region from Spirochaetota bacterium includes the following:
- a CDS encoding type II toxin-antitoxin system VapC family toxin yields MIPRNPPRRNGKMFESKIVLDTCALLWLVSRSGDLSPLALQEIENASIVFVSSISAWEISLKCARKQLTLPMDAEKWFNLAVEKHSLALYPLDVSILCLANKLPFHHKDPADRFIIATALKEQAVIVTGDEKFRKYDVRIIR; encoded by the coding sequence ATGATCCCACGGAACCCACCCAGGAGGAATGGGAAAATGTTTGAGTCGAAGATCGTGCTGGATACCTGCGCCCTGCTCTGGCTTGTGAGCCGGAGCGGCGATCTTTCCCCTTTAGCGCTTCAGGAGATTGAAAACGCGTCAATTGTATTCGTGTCCTCCATTTCGGCATGGGAGATCAGTTTGAAATGCGCCCGCAAGCAACTGACCCTTCCCATGGACGCAGAAAAATGGTTCAATCTGGCCGTGGAAAAGCATTCCTTAGCGCTGTATCCTCTGGATGTTTCGATCCTGTGCCTGGCAAACAAGCTGCCGTTTCATCACAAAGATCCCGCCGACAGGTTTATCATCGCAACAGCCCTGAAGGAGCAGGCGGTCATAGTCACCGGTGACGAGAAATTTCGGAAATACGATGTCCGGATAATTCGCTGA
- a CDS encoding TetR/AcrR family transcriptional regulator has translation MKQRARTVEEKEARKQKLLNSARIIFPKQGYAKTTVEMITEGAGLATGTFYLYFKSKAAIYRELTIEGIRILGDMLREALPRSGTAGKTKLTVVADTYFRFYLEHQDYYSIISYLHLGQEDFPRDRAMLRSVESAMAGLTGLIESVLKEGIASGEFLPLDTARATVSLWGLMDGLFLLHQRNVMGIMGIPIEDTVREGLRIAFNGLLKVRDPNPGLV, from the coding sequence ATGAAACAGCGCGCACGAACCGTCGAGGAGAAGGAAGCCCGCAAGCAAAAGCTCCTGAACTCCGCCAGGATCATTTTCCCAAAGCAGGGATACGCGAAGACCACGGTCGAGATGATCACCGAGGGCGCGGGTCTCGCGACGGGGACCTTCTACCTTTATTTCAAGAGCAAGGCCGCGATCTACCGCGAGCTCACTATCGAGGGGATACGGATCCTGGGCGACATGCTCCGCGAGGCGCTGCCGCGCTCGGGCACCGCGGGAAAAACGAAGCTCACCGTCGTCGCGGACACCTACTTTAGATTCTACCTGGAGCACCAGGATTACTACTCGATCATCTCCTACCTTCATCTTGGCCAGGAGGATTTTCCGCGCGACCGCGCGATGCTGCGCAGCGTCGAGTCCGCGATGGCGGGGCTCACGGGACTCATCGAATCCGTTCTTAAAGAGGGGATCGCGTCCGGGGAGTTTTTGCCCCTGGATACCGCGCGCGCGACGGTCTCGCTCTGGGGTCTCATGGACGGGCTCTTCCTCCTGCACCAGCGCAACGTCATGGGCATTATGGGAATTCCCATTGAGGATACCGTGCGCGAGGGACTGCGCATCGCCTTCAACGGCCTTCTAAAAGTGCGCGACCCGAATCCAGGTCTTGTGTGA
- a CDS encoding type II toxin-antitoxin system prevent-host-death family antitoxin: protein MITVSIHEAKTRLSALIRTIETKGEKVIIMRHGVAVAEIVPLPRGSRTAIHKELKNIRILYDPTEPTQEEWENV from the coding sequence ATGATTACCGTAAGCATACATGAGGCTAAGACCAGGCTTTCCGCGCTGATCCGGACCATTGAAACAAAAGGTGAAAAGGTGATCATCATGCGGCACGGCGTCGCGGTCGCCGAAATCGTACCGCTTCCCAGGGGAAGCAGGACGGCAATCCACAAGGAACTAAAAAACATACGGATTCTGTATGATCCCACGGAACCCACCCAGGAGGAATGGGAAAATGTTTGA
- a CDS encoding UbiX family flavin prenyltransferase, whose amino-acid sequence MHVIAITGASGAVIGVRLIEALLARGKPVIGIVSEMGWKTIAHELFRGKSHPASLAEVIDARGVRVPPGLLRECAHDDLFAPPASGSFPFDAMVIAPCSMKTLAAVASGYANTLITRAADVALKERRRLVLLPRETPLSLIHIENMRAVKLAGADIVIPAPAFYTHPESLDDVIDFIAGKILTLLGVEHSLYKTWGADAPSGD is encoded by the coding sequence ATGCATGTCATAGCCATCACCGGCGCAAGCGGCGCCGTAATAGGGGTGCGCCTCATCGAGGCGCTTCTCGCGCGCGGAAAGCCCGTCATCGGGATCGTATCGGAGATGGGATGGAAGACGATCGCGCACGAGCTCTTCCGGGGAAAGAGCCATCCGGCTTCGCTCGCGGAGGTGATTGACGCGCGGGGCGTTCGCGTCCCTCCCGGGCTCCTGCGCGAGTGTGCACATGATGACCTGTTCGCGCCCCCCGCGAGCGGCTCGTTCCCGTTCGACGCGATGGTCATCGCTCCCTGTTCCATGAAGACGCTCGCCGCCGTCGCCTCCGGCTACGCGAACACCCTCATCACCCGCGCCGCCGACGTCGCCCTCAAGGAGCGCCGCCGCCTCGTGCTTCTTCCCCGGGAGACGCCGCTCTCGCTCATCCATATCGAAAACATGCGCGCGGTGAAGCTCGCCGGCGCCGACATCGTCATTCCCGCGCCCGCCTTCTACACGCACCCGGAGAGCCTTGACGACGTGATCGATTTCATCGCCGGAAAGATATTGACGTTACTCGGTGTGGAGCACTCCCTGTATAAAACATGGGGGGCCGATGCGCCTTCAGGCGATTGA
- a CDS encoding type II toxin-antitoxin system VapC family toxin has product MPLKYLLDTQVLIYIGCGTAEKIGRKALRAYRDIESDIYISQISFWELAIKINIGKLTIPIGLKNVMILAKDAGITMLPVDNAHILQFESLKLHEQHKDPFDRFIVAVALSEKMHILGDDAKFDLYKGVRRIWN; this is encoded by the coding sequence ATACCTTTGAAATACCTGCTCGATACCCAGGTACTCATTTACATTGGCTGCGGCACTGCCGAAAAAATCGGCCGTAAAGCCCTCAGGGCTTACCGTGACATCGAATCGGATATCTACATAAGCCAGATTTCTTTCTGGGAACTGGCGATTAAGATAAACATTGGGAAGCTCACCATTCCCATTGGCCTGAAAAACGTTATGATTCTTGCGAAAGACGCGGGAATAACCATGCTGCCCGTGGATAACGCCCACATACTTCAATTTGAATCGCTCAAATTGCACGAACAGCATAAGGATCCGTTTGACAGGTTCATCGTAGCGGTCGCCCTGAGTGAAAAAATGCACATACTGGGCGACGACGCGAAGTTCGACCTGTACAAGGGCGTGCGGCGAATCTGGAACTGA
- a CDS encoding type II toxin-antitoxin system prevent-host-death family antitoxin: MIVNIHEAKTNLSRLIEKFQAGEKIIIAKNGKPILQFAQVAENDRAQRTLGFFQCDVDMSSFHDPIEGMEEYL, from the coding sequence ATGATCGTCAATATTCATGAGGCAAAAACGAACCTCTCCAGGCTCATTGAAAAATTCCAGGCCGGGGAAAAGATCATAATAGCGAAAAACGGCAAACCCATACTTCAATTCGCCCAGGTCGCCGAAAATGACCGTGCGCAAAGAACCCTGGGCTTTTTCCAGTGCGATGTAGACATGTCCTCCTTTCATGACCCGATCGAGGGGATGGAGGAATACCTTTGA
- a CDS encoding CofH family radical SAM protein, with the protein MMDLAAFSNTKLRAIARKVLDGEPAGVDDAHAMLTTGDVLELGLIANHVRRALHGDRVYYGVNMNLNYTNVCELRCPLCAFSRDACDPDAYTFSLDEIEARVREAVAFGIDEVHIVGGINPALSLDYFFEMLRRIKRVKSDLFIVAFTAVEYDHFAKLGGMTMDELFKKFMDAGLGAIPGGGAEIFDEGVRTVLAPKKISGDRWLKVMRAAHRAGLKTNATMLYGHVEETEHLVDHMARIRALQDETGGFKTFVPLSFHEEHTKVRARRAVTGFDDLRVYAAARVFLHNVPHVKALWMYVGEKMAQVLLSFGVDDIGATYHYEKVVHAAGARTPDAGSEPGLRRLIENAGFVPVRSTARY; encoded by the coding sequence ATGATGGACCTTGCCGCATTCTCCAACACGAAGCTCCGCGCGATCGCCCGGAAGGTGCTCGACGGCGAGCCCGCGGGCGTGGACGATGCGCACGCGATGCTCACGACGGGCGACGTCCTTGAACTGGGGCTCATCGCGAACCACGTGCGCCGCGCCCTCCACGGGGACCGCGTGTACTACGGCGTGAACATGAACCTTAACTACACGAACGTATGCGAGCTGCGATGCCCGTTATGCGCGTTTTCACGCGACGCCTGCGACCCGGACGCCTACACCTTCAGCCTGGACGAGATCGAGGCGCGCGTGCGTGAGGCGGTCGCCTTCGGGATCGACGAAGTACACATCGTAGGGGGGATAAATCCCGCACTCTCCCTGGATTATTTTTTCGAAATGCTGCGCCGCATCAAGCGCGTGAAGAGCGATCTCTTCATCGTGGCCTTCACCGCCGTGGAATACGACCACTTCGCGAAGCTGGGCGGCATGACCATGGACGAGCTCTTTAAAAAATTCATGGATGCGGGCCTGGGCGCCATCCCCGGCGGGGGCGCCGAGATCTTCGACGAGGGCGTGCGCACCGTGCTCGCCCCAAAAAAAATCTCAGGGGACCGCTGGCTCAAGGTGATGCGCGCCGCGCACCGCGCCGGACTCAAGACCAACGCCACGATGCTCTACGGCCATGTCGAGGAAACCGAACACCTGGTGGACCACATGGCGCGCATCCGCGCTTTACAGGACGAGACCGGCGGATTTAAGACGTTCGTGCCGCTTTCATTTCACGAGGAGCACACGAAGGTGCGCGCGAGGCGTGCCGTAACCGGGTTCGACGACCTTCGCGTGTACGCGGCGGCGCGCGTGTTCCTGCATAACGTCCCGCACGTGAAGGCGCTCTGGATGTACGTGGGCGAGAAGATGGCGCAGGTCCTCCTCTCGTTCGGCGTGGACGACATCGGCGCAACGTACCATTACGAGAAGGTCGTGCACGCGGCCGGCGCGCGCACCCCGGACGCCGGTTCGGAGCCCGGCCTGCGGCGGCTCATTGAGAACGCGGGATTCGTACCGGTCAGGAGCACGGCACGCTATTAA